In Desulfovibrio sp. UCD-KL4C, a single genomic region encodes these proteins:
- a CDS encoding twin-arginine translocase TatA/TatE family subunit — MFGLGITEILLILGIIILIFGAKKLPEVGSGLGRAIQNFKKASSESEEIDVTPSKDKDKDA; from the coding sequence ATGTTTGGATTAGGAATAACAGAAATTCTTTTGATTTTGGGTATTATTATCCTGATATTCGGTGCCAAAAAACTTCCTGAGGTGGGAAGTGGGCTAGGCCGTGCAATTCAAAATTTCAAAAAGGCCAGTAGTGAGTCTGAAGAAATTGACGTGACTCCGTCAAAAGACAAGGACAAGGACGCCTAA
- a CDS encoding CDP-alcohol phosphatidyltransferase family protein, which produces MKWQDCRSVPNLITCFRILLTPCFAFAYLGHDFVWAWSIFLLAGFSDGLDGFLARILNQRTSLGAMLDPLADKILIGTSFICLATGGVISFWLAMLVICRDVVIVGGLFFLKFAGIDVQKKINPLIISKLTTALQLLLIFLILSRLSFALDMVNVQRGIEWITGLLTGISGFVYVKQGVDMFYAEKIKTPDHTR; this is translated from the coding sequence GTGAAGTGGCAAGACTGCAGGAGCGTACCTAATCTAATAACTTGTTTTAGGATACTGCTGACCCCGTGTTTTGCATTTGCATATCTCGGTCACGATTTTGTGTGGGCATGGTCCATTTTTTTGTTGGCAGGGTTTTCAGATGGACTCGATGGCTTTTTGGCGCGAATCCTAAATCAGAGAACATCACTCGGCGCAATGCTTGATCCACTTGCGGACAAAATTCTCATCGGTACGTCTTTTATCTGCTTGGCAACTGGAGGTGTCATTTCATTTTGGCTGGCAATGCTTGTCATCTGTCGAGACGTAGTAATCGTCGGAGGATTGTTTTTTTTGAAATTTGCCGGAATTGATGTTCAGAAAAAGATTAATCCGTTGATAATCAGCAAATTAACAACAGCCTTACAATTATTGCTGATTTTTTTAATTTTAAGCAGACTTTCTTTTGCACTGGATATGGTTAATGTCCAACGTGGTATAGAGTGGATAACCGGTTTGCTCACGGGTATTTCTGGATTTGTGTACGTAAAGCAGGGAGTTGATATGTTTTATGCTGAAAAAATAAAAACCCCTGATCACACTAGGTAA
- the tsaA gene encoding tRNA (N6-threonylcarbamoyladenosine(37)-N6)-methyltransferase TrmO: MDTELKIIGFIKSGFKERKETPKQGTEGGIEAVIQIKEEFSEAMDGLKPGMKIVLLTWLHEAGRDYLKVHPRGIKSNPKRGVFSTRSPDRPNPIGLHPVTISSINGLEIKVHPLEAIDGTPLLDIKIS, from the coding sequence ATGGATACTGAACTGAAAATAATCGGCTTTATAAAATCTGGTTTTAAAGAAAGAAAAGAAACACCTAAGCAGGGAACCGAAGGCGGAATTGAAGCCGTTATTCAAATTAAAGAAGAATTTTCTGAAGCAATGGACGGGCTAAAACCTGGCATGAAAATTGTGTTGCTTACATGGCTGCATGAAGCAGGCAGAGATTATCTGAAAGTTCATCCGCGTGGGATTAAATCAAATCCGAAACGTGGAGTTTTCTCTACGCGCTCCCCTGATCGCCCAAATCCAATAGGCCTTCACCCTGTAACCATCAGCAGTATAAATGGACTTGAAATCAAAGTTCATCCGCTTGAAGCAATTGATGGAACGCCTCTGCTGGACATAAAAATTTCATAA
- a CDS encoding HAD family hydrolase, translating into MQGIHLSDITPPDVIKKIKGVIFDCDGVLISSFESNMWYYNWFKSRFGLSAMDKDEEQYVFAHTVFESLKHILPEENYQEALELRELPELEEALSYINIQDGLRELLVWLRDNNIRMAVNTNRTDSLSTVLQNLDIDEFFSPTVTSTLLPNSKPHPDGVYYILDKWGMKAKDVVYIGDTWVDETCASRAGVEFWSFCSPKLNASLYISDYWVLKNSLEKSKKNV; encoded by the coding sequence ATGCAGGGGATACATTTAAGCGACATAACTCCACCCGACGTTATTAAAAAAATTAAGGGAGTTATTTTTGATTGTGACGGTGTTCTGATTAGTTCATTCGAGTCTAATATGTGGTATTATAACTGGTTTAAGAGTAGGTTCGGTCTTTCTGCTATGGATAAGGACGAAGAGCAATATGTTTTTGCTCATACTGTTTTTGAATCGTTAAAGCATATTCTGCCTGAAGAAAATTATCAGGAAGCCCTTGAACTCAGAGAATTGCCAGAGCTGGAAGAAGCCTTGTCTTATATAAACATACAAGACGGACTTCGCGAACTTCTTGTATGGCTCAGAGATAATAATATCCGTATGGCCGTAAATACGAATAGAACTGATTCGCTATCTACAGTTTTGCAAAATTTAGATATTGATGAATTTTTTTCACCTACTGTTACATCTACTCTTTTACCTAATTCAAAGCCGCATCCTGATGGAGTATACTATATTTTAGATAAGTGGGGGATGAAAGCTAAAGATGTCGTGTATATCGGAGATACATGGGTTGATGAAACTTGTGCTTCTAGGGCTGGTGTAGAATTTTGGTCATTTTGCAGTCCTAAACTGAATGCTTCTTTGTATATTTCAGATTATTGGGTTCTTAAAAATTCACTTGAAAAATCAAAAAAGAATGTTTGA
- a CDS encoding RNA-binding protein, which translates to MSKNIYVGNLPWSSSEEDVKVAFEEFGEVISVKLITDRETGRPRGFGFVEMEDQGALKAIESLDGVDFGGRNLKVNEARPREERPKRW; encoded by the coding sequence ATGTCTAAAAACATTTACGTGGGTAATCTTCCTTGGAGTTCTTCCGAAGAAGATGTCAAAGTTGCTTTTGAAGAGTTTGGTGAAGTTATTTCTGTTAAGTTGATTACTGATCGTGAAACAGGCCGTCCTCGTGGTTTTGGTTTCGTTGAAATGGAGGATCAGGGCGCATTGAAAGCGATTGAATCTCTTGATGGAGTAGATTTTGGTGGACGTAACCTTAAAGTAAATGAAGCCCGCCCACGGGAAGAGCGTCCAAAACGCTGGTAA
- a CDS encoding YggT family protein, which translates to MDYVILAVAKVLSIVLNLYMWVVIISALITWVNPDPYNPVVRFLRGVTEPVFAKVRQYLPFLNISGIDLSPIVVLLVIQMLDIVLVGNLTRLAYGLGM; encoded by the coding sequence ATGGATTATGTGATTCTTGCCGTAGCTAAGGTCCTTTCGATAGTTCTTAATCTTTATATGTGGGTGGTTATTATTTCTGCCCTTATCACCTGGGTGAACCCAGATCCCTACAATCCCGTTGTGCGTTTTCTGCGCGGAGTAACTGAACCTGTGTTTGCAAAGGTCAGACAGTATCTCCCATTTCTTAATATCAGCGGGATTGATCTGTCACCCATTGTGGTTCTTCTAGTTATTCAGATGCTTGATATTGTCTTGGTGGGCAATCTTACAAGATTGGCATATGGACTCGGAATGTAG
- a CDS encoding DUF465 domain-containing protein, translating into MEAKDIDLIKTLIGQDAEISGLWDQHKELKKIIDKFEKKGFLNETEILELKELKKKKLAGKTKLHLLLEKYK; encoded by the coding sequence ATGGAAGCTAAAGACATCGATTTGATTAAAACCCTAATTGGTCAGGATGCGGAAATTAGCGGGCTTTGGGATCAGCATAAAGAGCTAAAAAAGATTATTGATAAATTTGAGAAAAAGGGCTTCCTAAACGAAACTGAAATTCTTGAACTAAAAGAACTTAAAAAGAAAAAGTTGGCTGGTAAAACAAAGTTGCATTTGTTACTTGAAAAATACAAATAA
- the miaA gene encoding tRNA (adenosine(37)-N6)-dimethylallyltransferase MiaA, with amino-acid sequence MDNRKSVVCILGPTGAGKTATSLGMAKRFPARIINFDSRQVYKDFPVITAQPSPVERAVCPHELYGFMPTTDVITVADFVELAHEKIEQAVGELPILVGGTGLYLRALTSGLAPIPDIPEEVRMRVRRRVEEEGSAALFEELQKVDPEYAKRTHPNNKQRNSRAIEVYEGTGKNFTWWHNRDVPPSPYRFLKIGIKADLDTLTPLLNFRIDQMIANGAVYEARRAWEICPDENGPGWTGIGCSELLAFIKGDIDLDEARLLWAKNTRAYAKRQLTWFNREKDINWFSPDDSGKIVEFAAAWLAESNAEG; translated from the coding sequence ATGGATAATCGTAAATCCGTTGTCTGTATCTTGGGACCGACAGGAGCAGGTAAGACCGCAACATCTTTAGGCATGGCAAAACGTTTTCCTGCGCGTATTATTAACTTTGATTCACGGCAGGTTTATAAAGATTTTCCTGTTATTACCGCTCAGCCCAGTCCTGTCGAAAGAGCTGTTTGCCCGCATGAACTTTACGGGTTTATGCCGACTACAGATGTGATTACAGTGGCAGATTTTGTTGAACTTGCTCATGAAAAAATTGAGCAGGCTGTTGGCGAATTGCCGATACTTGTTGGAGGTACAGGTCTTTATCTAAGAGCTCTTACTTCAGGGCTTGCTCCTATTCCTGATATTCCTGAAGAAGTTCGGATGAGAGTCCGCAGAAGAGTTGAAGAAGAAGGCTCTGCAGCTTTGTTTGAGGAACTTCAAAAAGTTGATCCGGAATATGCCAAGCGTACACATCCTAATAATAAACAACGCAATTCCCGTGCAATCGAAGTTTATGAGGGGACCGGTAAAAATTTTACGTGGTGGCATAATCGGGATGTTCCACCTTCACCGTACCGTTTTCTTAAGATTGGGATAAAAGCTGATCTTGATACTTTGACTCCTTTGCTTAACTTCCGAATCGATCAGATGATTGCAAACGGAGCAGTGTATGAAGCCCGCAGAGCATGGGAAATTTGTCCTGATGAAAATGGACCGGGGTGGACTGGAATCGGATGCAGTGAACTGCTTGCATTTATAAAAGGTGATATTGATCTTGATGAAGCTAGACTTTTGTGGGCGAAGAACACTAGAGCTTATGCAAAACGGCAGTTAACCTGGTTTAATAGAGAAAAGGATATTAACTGGTTCTCTCCCGATGATTCCGGCAAGATTGTTGAGTTTGCAGCCGCGTGGCTTGCGGAAAGTAATGCGGAAGGGTAA
- the coaD gene encoding pantetheine-phosphate adenylyltransferase, whose amino-acid sequence MAEIKQLTAVFPGTFDPFTRGHFSLVTRGLKTFHKIIVAVAGSTSKNCCFSLDERVDMVSRIFANEPRVEVQSFDGLLVHYVQKSPANVIMRGLRAVSDFEYEFQMALMNRRLDNDVQTVFLMTDYKWMYLSSTIIKDVAVNGGDIKGLIPKQIYEEVLERLAPSGK is encoded by the coding sequence ATGGCAGAAATAAAACAACTTACCGCAGTTTTCCCCGGAACATTTGATCCATTTACTCGTGGGCACTTCAGTCTTGTAACGAGAGGGCTTAAAACATTTCATAAAATTATTGTTGCAGTTGCCGGAAGTACTTCAAAAAATTGCTGTTTCTCGCTTGATGAACGTGTGGATATGGTCTCAAGAATTTTTGCCAATGAACCTCGTGTTGAAGTGCAGTCTTTTGACGGGTTACTTGTGCATTATGTGCAAAAAAGTCCGGCAAATGTCATTATGCGCGGCTTACGTGCTGTTTCTGATTTTGAGTATGAATTCCAGATGGCTCTGATGAACAGGCGGCTTGATAATGATGTCCAGACGGTTTTTCTTATGACTGATTATAAATGGATGTATCTCAGCTCTACTATTATAAAAGATGTTGCTGTAAATGGCGGAGATATTAAAGGATTGATTCCAAAACAAATTTATGAAGAAGTCTTGGAAAGGCTTGCCCCATCCGGTAAGTAA
- the rsmD gene encoding 16S rRNA (guanine(966)-N(2))-methyltransferase RsmD produces the protein MRLVSGKYGGRIIKTASGPGYRPATSKVRQAVFSMLESRGIEWDGLRAADMFAGSGSLAIEALSRGGEFSFFIEKNGRAAALIKTNLKDLGVPTPEYKVLTADLFNVLSRPPEKPFDLIFIDPPYGYDLLPKALDSALENGWLADGGFVLAEVEAQVEPPHSVLIDELNLLSNKLYGQTRILLWQK, from the coding sequence ATGAGATTAGTAAGCGGTAAATACGGCGGAAGAATTATTAAAACCGCCAGTGGTCCCGGGTATCGTCCTGCTACATCAAAAGTCAGGCAGGCTGTTTTTTCAATGCTGGAATCTCGCGGTATTGAGTGGGATGGTTTGCGTGCTGCGGATATGTTTGCCGGGAGTGGAAGCCTAGCTATAGAAGCACTCAGCCGCGGAGGTGAGTTTTCTTTTTTTATTGAGAAAAATGGACGAGCTGCAGCTCTGATTAAAACCAATTTAAAAGATTTGGGTGTACCTACGCCTGAGTATAAAGTTTTAACGGCGGATTTGTTTAATGTGCTTTCAAGACCTCCGGAAAAACCTTTTGATTTAATTTTTATAGATCCTCCTTATGGTTATGATTTGTTGCCTAAAGCTCTTGATTCTGCCTTGGAAAACGGATGGCTGGCTGACGGAGGATTTGTTCTTGCAGAGGTTGAGGCTCAAGTTGAGCCGCCGCATTCAGTATTAATCGATGAGCTTAATCTTCTCTCTAACAAGCTCTATGGCCAGACGAGGATATTATTATGGCAGAAATAA
- the infA gene encoding translation initiation factor IF-1, with product MAKEEGIAVNGTVEEALPNAMFKVELENGHVVLAHISGKMRKFRIRVMPGDKVTVELSPYDLTRGRITYRPR from the coding sequence TTGGCAAAAGAAGAAGGAATTGCAGTTAATGGAACCGTTGAGGAAGCTCTCCCTAATGCTATGTTTAAAGTCGAGCTTGAAAATGGTCACGTCGTTTTGGCACATATTTCTGGAAAGATGCGTAAATTTCGTATCAGAGTTATGCCCGGTGATAAAGTCACAGTTGAACTTTCTCCATATGACTTGACTCGTGGCAGAATTACTTATCGTCCCCGCTAA
- the ilvN gene encoding acetolactate synthase small subunit, which translates to MRHTLSVMVENEPGVLSRVVGLFSGRGFNIESLNVAPTLEEGVSLMTITTIGDEQIIEQIVKQLRKLVTVIKVVDLTELKAVEREMVIIKINAEDAKRAEILRIVDIFRCKVIDVSIDELTIEVTGDHGKIEALINLLARFGIKEIARTGTVAMKRALQN; encoded by the coding sequence ATGAGACATACTCTATCCGTCATGGTTGAAAATGAGCCCGGGGTTCTTTCCAGAGTTGTAGGTTTGTTCAGCGGACGCGGGTTCAATATTGAATCCCTTAATGTTGCTCCTACTTTGGAAGAGGGCGTATCGCTGATGACCATAACGACTATAGGTGATGAACAGATTATTGAGCAGATTGTTAAACAGCTGCGAAAATTGGTTACGGTTATTAAGGTTGTCGATCTCACAGAGCTTAAAGCTGTTGAGAGAGAAATGGTTATTATTAAGATTAATGCTGAAGATGCTAAGCGAGCTGAAATTCTACGTATTGTAGATATTTTTAGGTGTAAAGTAATTGATGTCAGCATTGACGAGTTGACCATTGAAGTTACTGGTGACCATGGTAAAATTGAGGCTTTGATCAATTTGCTGGCTAGATTCGGTATTAAGGAAATTGCCCGCACAGGTACTGTTGCAATGAAACGAGCATTGCAAAACTAA
- the ilvC gene encoding ketol-acid reductoisomerase codes for MKVYYEKDADLGLLKDKTVAIIGYGSQGHAHAQNLRDSGVKVVVGQRPGGRNYDLAKEHGFEPVSAAEAAAAADIIMILLPDQVQAAVYKSDILPNLKSGDILAFGHGFNIHFDQIVPNADNDVIMIAPKGPGHLVRRTFTEGGAVPSLVAVHQNVSGKALDLALAYAKGIGATRSGVIETSFREETETDLFGEQAVLCGGVSELIKAGFDTLVEAGYQPEMAYFECLHELKLTVDLIYEGGLSNMRYSISDTAEYGDLTRGPRVINAESRKEMKKILSEIQQGEFAKEFIVENMSGKAHLNAMRRINAEHQVETVGADLRKMMSWLKKIA; via the coding sequence ATGAAAGTTTATTATGAAAAAGATGCAGATTTGGGACTTTTGAAAGACAAAACCGTAGCTATCATCGGTTATGGTAGCCAGGGTCATGCTCACGCTCAAAATCTACGCGATTCTGGTGTTAAGGTTGTTGTTGGACAGCGTCCCGGAGGCCGTAACTACGACCTCGCTAAAGAACACGGCTTCGAGCCTGTAAGCGCAGCAGAAGCTGCAGCCGCTGCAGATATCATCATGATTCTTCTACCTGATCAGGTTCAGGCTGCAGTTTACAAAAGTGATATTCTTCCAAACCTTAAGTCTGGTGATATTCTTGCTTTCGGTCATGGTTTCAATATTCACTTTGACCAGATTGTTCCTAATGCAGATAATGATGTAATCATGATTGCTCCAAAGGGACCAGGTCATCTTGTTCGTCGTACTTTCACTGAAGGCGGAGCAGTTCCTTCTTTGGTTGCAGTTCATCAGAATGTTTCCGGTAAAGCTCTCGATCTCGCTCTTGCTTATGCAAAAGGTATCGGCGCTACACGTTCCGGTGTTATCGAAACAAGTTTCCGTGAAGAAACAGAAACTGACCTTTTCGGTGAACAGGCTGTTCTTTGCGGTGGTGTAAGTGAACTTATCAAAGCCGGTTTTGACACTCTGGTTGAAGCTGGATACCAGCCTGAAATGGCATATTTTGAATGTCTGCATGAACTTAAATTGACCGTCGACCTTATTTATGAAGGTGGTCTATCCAACATGCGTTATTCAATCAGTGATACCGCTGAATATGGCGATTTAACTCGTGGGCCAAGAGTTATCAACGCTGAAAGCCGTAAAGAAATGAAGAAAATCCTTTCTGAAATTCAGCAGGGTGAGTTCGCTAAAGAATTCATCGTAGAAAATATGTCTGGAAAAGCTCATTTGAACGCAATGCGTCGTATTAACGCAGAACATCAGGTTGAAACAGTCGGTGCTGATCTTCGTAAGATGATGAGCTGGCTTAAAAAAATAGCTTAG
- the ilvB gene encoding biosynthetic-type acetolactate synthase large subunit produces the protein MELTGAQIFLECLRKEGVEVVFGYPGGAIIDIYDQLPNYPFKHILVRHEQGAVHSADGYARATGNVGVSLVTSGPGATNAVTGIATAYMDSIPVVIFTGQVPTPLIGNDAFQEVDIVGITRPCTKHNYLVKDINELAYTVRQAFYLARSGRPGPVVVDLPKDLMQAKTEFIWPEDVSLRSYQPNLSPHIRQIKKVAELIANAERPVIYAGGGVVSAGAEEELTWLAKNLNIPVTATLMGLGAFPGNDPLWLGMLGMHGTYAANMAINNADLVLAIGARFDDRVTGKVDTFAAKATLVHIDIDPTSIQKNVAVHVPLVADCKSALSALKDVIEPTLEQNYSEDSHAVWVQQVKQWSEVHPLRYNKGSKFIKPQYVVEKVYEISNGDAIIATEVGQNQMWAAQFYKFKKSKSFLSSGGLGTMGYGLPAAIGAQMAFPDRLVVNIAGDGSIQMNIQELMTAVCNNLPVKIVILNNGYLGMVRQWQELFYKRNYCETCMDAQPDFVKLAEAYGAVGFRVTEEKDVTPVLTEAFALPKVCIIDVRVDPEENVYPMVPAGASLSDMLLV, from the coding sequence ATGGAGCTCACCGGAGCTCAGATATTTCTTGAATGTCTGAGAAAAGAGGGAGTTGAAGTTGTTTTCGGTTATCCCGGCGGCGCGATAATCGATATATATGATCAACTTCCCAATTATCCTTTTAAGCACATATTGGTTAGGCACGAACAAGGGGCAGTCCATTCTGCTGATGGTTATGCCAGGGCAACAGGTAACGTTGGCGTAAGTCTGGTTACATCAGGTCCAGGAGCAACAAACGCTGTTACCGGTATTGCAACTGCATATATGGATTCAATTCCAGTAGTTATTTTTACAGGACAGGTTCCGACGCCTTTAATAGGTAATGATGCTTTCCAGGAAGTTGATATTGTCGGAATTACACGACCATGTACTAAGCATAACTATCTGGTCAAAGATATTAACGAATTAGCCTATACCGTAAGGCAGGCTTTTTATCTTGCTCGTTCAGGAAGGCCGGGGCCTGTAGTTGTTGATCTGCCGAAAGATCTTATGCAAGCCAAGACGGAATTTATCTGGCCTGAAGATGTGTCTCTGCGAAGTTATCAACCTAATCTGTCGCCTCATATCCGGCAGATTAAAAAAGTTGCCGAGCTTATTGCGAATGCCGAAAGGCCTGTCATTTATGCTGGCGGCGGGGTTGTTAGTGCAGGTGCTGAAGAAGAACTTACTTGGCTTGCCAAGAACCTGAATATTCCGGTGACTGCCACTCTCATGGGGCTTGGAGCCTTTCCCGGCAATGATCCATTATGGCTTGGGATGCTTGGAATGCATGGCACCTATGCCGCAAACATGGCCATAAATAATGCGGACCTCGTTCTGGCAATCGGAGCGAGGTTCGATGACCGTGTGACTGGAAAAGTAGATACCTTTGCTGCTAAAGCTACTCTCGTTCATATTGATATTGATCCTACTTCAATTCAAAAGAATGTAGCTGTCCATGTGCCTCTTGTTGCCGATTGCAAAAGTGCATTATCTGCCTTGAAAGATGTAATTGAGCCGACTCTCGAACAAAATTATTCCGAAGATTCTCATGCTGTATGGGTACAGCAAGTTAAGCAATGGTCTGAGGTTCATCCTTTACGCTATAATAAAGGTAGTAAGTTTATTAAGCCTCAATATGTTGTTGAAAAAGTTTACGAAATCAGCAACGGGGACGCGATTATAGCTACTGAGGTCGGTCAGAATCAGATGTGGGCTGCTCAGTTCTATAAATTTAAAAAGTCAAAATCTTTTCTTTCATCAGGCGGTTTGGGTACGATGGGGTATGGACTTCCTGCTGCCATCGGGGCTCAAATGGCTTTTCCTGACAGGCTTGTTGTGAATATTGCCGGTGACGGTTCTATTCAGATGAATATTCAGGAATTGATGACGGCTGTCTGCAATAATCTTCCGGTAAAGATTGTTATTTTAAATAACGGTTATCTTGGTATGGTTCGTCAGTGGCAGGAATTATTTTATAAACGTAATTATTGTGAAACCTGTATGGATGCTCAGCCTGATTTTGTAAAATTAGCTGAAGCTTACGGAGCTGTCGGGTTTAGAGTAACCGAAGAGAAAGATGTCACACCGGTACTTACGGAGGCTTTTGCCCTCCCTAAGGTCTGTATTATCGATGTTCGGGTTGATCCAGAGGAGAATGTTTATCCTATGGTTCCTGCCGGGGCATCTTTATCCGACATGTTACTCGTTTAG
- a CDS encoding DivIVA domain-containing protein produces MTLSKIDLLNKKFSKSLFGYSKSEVDQLMSELADVLGIIADDKKQLVKKIERRDTSIGEFRQREETLRDTLMTTQRMIDDLKTTARKEAELIINEAHSRAEVILQQAHNRLAQIHEDINELKRQRTRFEVELKAVLESHLKTLEISNPELEKVEAIEAKLKFFKKAK; encoded by the coding sequence ATGACCCTTTCAAAGATTGATTTGCTCAATAAAAAGTTTTCTAAATCTCTTTTCGGGTATTCGAAAAGTGAAGTAGATCAGCTTATGAGTGAGCTTGCGGATGTTCTTGGGATAATTGCCGATGACAAAAAGCAACTCGTGAAAAAGATTGAGCGGCGTGACACTTCTATTGGTGAGTTTCGGCAGCGCGAAGAAACTCTTCGTGATACTTTGATGACAACTCAAAGAATGATTGATGACCTCAAAACAACTGCCAGAAAGGAAGCTGAGCTTATAATAAACGAAGCCCATTCAAGAGCAGAAGTAATTTTGCAGCAGGCCCATAATCGATTGGCTCAGATTCATGAAGATATTAACGAGCTTAAACGACAGAGAACAAGGTTTGAAGTTGAGCTTAAAGCTGTTCTTGAATCTCATTTAAAGACTCTTGAAATCAGTAATCCTGAACTTGAAAAAGTTGAAGCGATTGAAGCTAAACTTAAGTTTTTCAAAAAAGCCAAATAA
- the thiL gene encoding thiamine-phosphate kinase translates to MKNLNSEQDFLAIIDKYFPPVNGHVTLGRGDDCSILQTNGKLCISKDLFLEDVHFRRSYFSPADIGYKALAVNISDIAAMGGVPEGFALGLIIPPELDENYWDTLLKEMAKLANSHGLILAGGDLCKGPSLGISVTVWGSPYQDQKLSSKSKGNFLTRGNAEPGDVLFIHGSLGLARTGMQLLERNDIIIADKSPASIQAHLRPNIKIEVGTALSTYPAVKGLMDLSDGLACDLPRFIDCCETAFGAEISLTGKILHDEVINFAESEGILPEEQAFLGGEDYALFGAASADKFQEIAENIAGILPIGVLTEKAEILLNGKKYCQKGFDHFSD, encoded by the coding sequence ATGAAAAATTTAAACTCCGAACAAGACTTTCTAGCAATTATCGACAAATACTTTCCACCTGTAAACGGACATGTAACTTTAGGACGTGGAGACGATTGCTCCATTTTGCAAACTAACGGTAAACTTTGCATAAGCAAGGATCTCTTTCTAGAAGATGTCCATTTCCGTCGTTCTTACTTCTCACCAGCAGACATCGGTTACAAAGCTCTTGCTGTAAATATAAGCGATATTGCTGCAATGGGAGGAGTTCCTGAAGGATTTGCCTTAGGCCTCATTATACCTCCTGAACTAGATGAAAATTATTGGGACACACTCCTAAAAGAAATGGCAAAGCTGGCAAACAGTCACGGGCTTATTCTTGCCGGAGGCGATCTATGCAAAGGTCCATCACTAGGTATATCCGTTACTGTATGGGGTTCTCCTTATCAGGACCAAAAACTTTCATCAAAATCTAAAGGTAATTTTTTAACCCGTGGCAATGCTGAACCTGGTGATGTCCTTTTCATACATGGCTCACTGGGCCTTGCACGCACGGGGATGCAACTTCTTGAACGAAACGACATAATAATCGCCGACAAAAGCCCTGCAAGCATACAGGCTCATTTACGGCCAAATATAAAAATTGAAGTCGGCACCGCTCTTTCAACTTATCCTGCCGTAAAGGGTTTAATGGATTTATCTGATGGGCTAGCTTGTGACCTGCCTCGCTTTATCGATTGCTGCGAAACAGCATTTGGAGCTGAAATTTCTTTAACTGGAAAAATTCTGCATGATGAAGTTATAAATTTTGCTGAGTCAGAAGGTATATTGCCGGAAGAACAAGCTTTCTTAGGTGGAGAAGATTACGCCCTATTCGGAGCTGCGTCGGCTGATAAGTTTCAAGAAATAGCGGAGAACATCGCAGGAATACTCCCTATAGGCGTGCTAACGGAAAAGGCTGAAATTTTACTGAACGGTAAAAAATATTGCCAAAAAGGATTTGACCATTTTTCTGATTAA